The following is a genomic window from Methanobrevibacter sp..
TGTATTAAATATTTTTCATCACATCCTGATGGCAAAAGCACGTTTAAATTATGATGTTCCAATTTAAGGTTGTTTTTCTTCCATTCATAAAGTTCACTATCGGACAATATGTCTATATTGGAAATGGCCATGGTGACTTTTTCATCACCAGTATTCAGTATTACATTTTTTGAGGTGACCTTTTCTACGGTTCCCACATGGGTTTCTTTGCTGTAGGATTGGAATATACCTATCTCTTTTCCGATTGATTTTGTCAGTATGTTTGCTTTTTGTGAGGTCATGCTTATTGCCTTATCCGAACGAATCAGCGCTTCTTCCCGTTCATCCAAGTGCTGTGCTGATTTTACTATATTTTTTACAAAATCTTCCTCATCGCCTTCTTCAATAAGGTTAGACAGGTATATGCTTTCTTTTATCAGTGCTTTTCTAGCATTTTCTGTTTCCTTATTATTTTTTTGTATGGAATAATAAAGATAAGGATTTTGATAAACAATACGGCTTGCCATATCTAGCATTAAACTGTAAATTGGGCTTGAAAAGTTTCTGGATTCTTTAACGTTTATATTCAGTTTCCTGATTGTTGAAGCCAGTGCTATAAATGAAAAATGTGTCAGTCCCTGAACGATGCTCATGTACTTGTCATGCTCTTGAGGGGTTGTTATAACAATTTCACAATTTGCTTTAGTTAAATAGTCTTTGATTCTTCCTAGCCATTTGTTTGACCTGTTTTCAAAGGGTGTCAGTACGATAATTTGCCTTTCGAGTGTAGGAACTCTTGGTCCGAACATCGGGTGGCAGGGCATTATTTCCACATTTTCAGGAGCGTATTTATCTAAAGCCTCTGCGGCTTCCGTTTTTATGCTTGCAACATCCATCAGCAATGATCCTTCAGAGGCATGTGGAGCCACCTCTTTAATTGTGTCAACCATGAATACTATAGGAACACAGAAAAGAATAATGTCTGCATCTTTAACTGCATCGATATTGTTGCTGTTATACATAACATCTAGTTCTTTTGCTATTTCTTTTCCGGATGTTTCGTTGCGGCTTGTGATTGTTATGTTGAAATCATTTTTCAGGTGTTCGGCTATCCATTTTCCAAGGCCTCTTGTGCCTCCGATAATTGTCATATTTGATTTTTCAATCATGGTATTCTCCTATTCTGTATTGGTAATGTGGTAATATGATTTATGAATAAATTTTAAAAAAAGAAAAGATTGGTTTAATATTATGCATCCGCATATAATAAACCGATTGCTCTGTATAAAAACAATAGTATAAACGGTACTCCGACAAAAATGCCTATGAAAACTCCAATATATGGAATCAGTCCAATCGCTCCGATGACAAGTGTCAAAGCAAATGCAATTATATAAATTACAATCAATGTAACAATAATCCTTACAAATCCTATTTTTCTCATGTCTTTTAGTATTTCCTTGAATCTCAGGCCTTCAATTCCGCTTCCGGATTTTGCAAATCTGACAAGTCCGGTAAAGGACATCAATGAAAATATTATAAATAATATGATTGCAACAATTAATGTAATGGTTAGGGAATTGGTGAATGTGTTCATTGTTGATTGAGGAATAGCTGCTATTATTGAGGTAAAATCGCTTGCACCCTTGGATACAGCGTCAATACTTGCATATATTGCCTCAGTGAATGAGGTAAAAAGTCCGCTTGCGGAAGCAACAATTATAACAATGATTACTGGTATGATGAAATAGATTATATCTAAAATTAATGCTTTAATTCCAAGAACAAATTGTTTTACATAATCAAAATCGGGAAGTGTATCATCACCTTCAGTTCCACCTTTAATGACATCAACTGAGTATCCTAAGACTATAAATGAAACGACAAATGTTACAAGAGTTAAAATTAAAGTTAATGTATCATTCTTTAATCCGTATGATGGAAGAATTGTTGATAAGCTCATTAGAATAATTAAAGCACAGAATATTAAAAATTTTCGAGTATCGCTAATTGGATATTTAATGGCATCCATTATAATTTCACGCAAATTCATATTTATCACATACCTATTGTTTGACAGATATATATTTTTAGATAATAATATTTAAAATTTAAAGCTATATCTACAACCTAATTTAACAAAACAAACGTTCGGTGTTTATATTATGTAAAATGGCCATAATTTTAATATATATGGATGATATAATTATTCATAAGAGGCATTATATGAATAAAAAAATAGTAACATTAATTCTTGTTATACTAATTTCCTTTTGTCTTTTAAGTATTGTGGTGGCGGACAATGCCACAAATGATGATAACAATACAACCGATCAGGACAAAATTGATACTAATAAGACAACTGACAAGGACAATTCAACAGATGATAAATCTGATGATAATAAAACAACAGATAAAGATAAAACGAACGATAAATCCAAAAATAATTATATTTTAGCTAAAGGAAAGGGAAATAACATTAAATTTAGCGATGGGTTCAGAGGTTTTATTCTTGATTATAAAAAATCTCCTGCAAGTTCAGGAGATGAATTCAAACATGTCTCTACATCAAAAATCAGCAATTCAAATAAGCTGAAGCTAGCTATAATTGAATGCTACAAACAGAATTCGACTTCTAAGATTGGAAAAATAATGTCTGATTTTGTAAAAAAAGGTTCTTCCAATACAAAGGTAGGTAAAGCGGTTGCTGATTCACACAAAAAAATAAGTGACCATGAAGTCGTTAAAATTAATGATCATACTGAAGCTGTTTTTGATTTTGAAGTTTTAAAATCTGTATCTGGTAACGAATCAGATTATTTTGCATATAAGGTATCATTTAAAACTATCAAGGATGATAAAAAAGACATAATTCAGTCCAATAATCTAACTAATGTAACAAATCCAACAACAAATGTTATCAATACAACCAACACTACAAATTCAACAAATGTTATCAATACAACCAACATTACAAATTCAACAAATGTTATCAATACAACCAACATTACAAATATGACTCCGCCAAGTGATAATGAAACAAATTCAACATTCCTAATGGACTTATTTAATTATTTGGCTTTCATTTTGGATGCACTTTATGATGCATGGCAACCTATTATCGACACATTACTAAATTATCTTCTAATGTTTGTCAATGCTCTGGAAGAATTGATACAGTTCTTTGAAGACCTTATGAATGATATTCAATCTTTGTTTGATGCCATTGAAGAACTTTTAGGCATGCTTGAATCGATATGGGATGAACTAGGTGGCCTTTTAAAATTATTTGGTCTTTTACTGGCTGCAGCTGAACAGCTTTTAAATTTATTGGCTTATCTAGTGACAGCTATAGGTCAGCTTTTTGATTTGTTAATTGGTGCTATTCAACAGCTTTTAAACTTTTTCGGTCTTATAATGGATGCTATAAGTCAGCTTTTCAGTTTTCTAGCATATCTTCTTGATCAGCTTTTAAACTTACTTGGAGCACTGTGGAATTTCATTTCTGGAATTCTTTCCTGGCTGTTCTCACTGTTACAGCAACTTTTAGGATTGCTGTATGAGTTAATAGATTTCTTTTCAGATTTAATCAATCAACTCTTGTCCTTACTTCAAGCAATTTTGGACTTCTTGAAATCCGCTGGCAGTTATTTGATTAAAGTCATTGACAATGCAGTAATTCTAATAATTGCATTCGTGATTATTACAGTTGGTGCTTTTGTTTACAATAGAATAAGATAAGATTGGTGATATTTCATGATTATTTTATGAAATTTCACTTCATTATATTTTTTTTAACATTATGAGTTACTTTTTGTTGATTTTTACTTAAATTGATGCTTTTTTATTTTGTATTTTCAATTTTAAGTATGATTTTAATTGGACGTTTTTTTTGTTTAAATGAGTATTGTATTAGTTTTTCACTAATTTTAAGTAGGTTATGTAGATGAGGGTTTAATTTTTTAGACCTGGTTTTGTTGTTTTTTAATCTATAAATTATTTATTGAGGTTTCATGTAAAAATAGGAAATTTAACTAAAAATTATTAAACATCCCCGACCAAGAGGTCGGGGGAGTGTTTTGCATATTATGGATTAAAACTTTTTAAAATAAATATAAGCAATCAAAAGATTGCTTATTTAACTTTTATTCGCTTATTGTTTTTTTGGTTGTAACCGCAACGTTGCAATAAATACAATTGCCAGCAGAATAGCTGTCACAATCATTACGAATCCCATAGCTTCCTGAATAATGGTATCTACAGCTTTTACAGTAGTACTGTCTTGTGTAATATTATCAGTACCTGCTGCTTGGAGGTAATTTGCTGCATCATCAAAGAA
Proteins encoded in this region:
- a CDS encoding prephenate dehydrogenase, with amino-acid sequence MIEKSNMTIIGGTRGLGKWIAEHLKNDFNITITSRNETSGKEIAKELDVMYNSNNIDAVKDADIILFCVPIVFMVDTIKEVAPHASEGSLLMDVASIKTEAAEALDKYAPENVEIMPCHPMFGPRVPTLERQIIVLTPFENRSNKWLGRIKDYLTKANCEIVITTPQEHDKYMSIVQGLTHFSFIALASTIRKLNINVKESRNFSSPIYSLMLDMASRIVYQNPYLYYSIQKNNKETENARKALIKESIYLSNLIEEGDEEDFVKNIVKSAQHLDEREEALIRSDKAISMTSQKANILTKSIGKEIGIFQSYSKETHVGTVEKVTSKNVILNTGDEKVTMAISNIDILSDSELYEWKKNNLKLEHHNLNVLLPSGCDEKYLIQMFTHIDPVISAEIINTNINDSKTEYTFHYTLFDEKDKAYVEEYVKGIGGEIQ
- a CDS encoding DUF4013 domain-containing protein yields the protein MNLREIIMDAIKYPISDTRKFLIFCALIILMSLSTILPSYGLKNDTLTLILTLVTFVVSFIVLGYSVDVIKGGTEGDDTLPDFDYVKQFVLGIKALILDIIYFIIPVIIVIIVASASGLFTSFTEAIYASIDAVSKGASDFTSIIAAIPQSTMNTFTNSLTITLIVAIILFIIFSLMSFTGLVRFAKSGSGIEGLRFKEILKDMRKIGFVRIIVTLIVIYIIAFALTLVIGAIGLIPYIGVFIGIFVGVPFILLFLYRAIGLLYADA